The following is a genomic window from Myxococcales bacterium.
GAGCTTTCCTTTATTTATGTTTTCTGTAGCTTCAATTGTGGGTTCGGTAGGCTTTGAAGCCATTTTAATCTTTTCTGAGCAAGATAATGAAAAAATAACAGGCATTGAAAGGCAAATAAAATTTATAAAACTGGTGAACATGAATAACCTGCATCATTTAGTGTTTGCATGCTGCTTGATGTTATCGTAAAAATAAATCCGTTGCCAAATAAGATGTTTTTGCAAGGTGACAGTATATCGATAAAGAATCAAAAAATATAAGTGGCGAAACTGGATGATAGTAGGTGGTACAACTGGATCCGATATTTTTTAGCTCAAATGAGTAACACAAGCCAAGATTGAGCAAGGGTGCATAGCAAAACTATGTCCGTTTAATACATTTAAAGAGCAACCCGTCTATAAACAAAACAATCTCTATCAAATTAGGATAGGATTATCATAAATTAACCAGATTTTATGTGTCCAATAAGGCCACATAACCTTATTGGAATAATATTCCTATTTTCTCTGTTTTGAATAAATTAAGTGGTTTCATGGAGGATAATCTATGTATTTTCTACCATCTTGGGTTTTTTCTTTTGTATTTTTATCATCCATTGCGGGGCTTTCAATCGATCACGATAAGGAGCGCATTACAAATGAAATTATCAAAAAAATCACAGGAGGGAACGAGCACATTTCTGAACAAGCTGAGCAGGCCATTATCCTTGTTGGCCCTAGTGGTGCAGGTAAAAGCACGCTCGCTTTATGCCTTGCTGGTGTACCCCTAAGAGGTCACTATGATGATGTAACAGGTGAAATAAAGATAATCCCTGTATCAACAGAATACCAAGATAGGATTTCGAGTTCACAAATACCTTATAGATATATCACGGCTCAGTCTAATACTGATGAACGCACGATTATTTGGGATACTCCTGGTTTTAACACTCACGAACTATCGCAGGCCATTGCCAACAACTTTTATCGCAAGCAACTGTATGATCATCATAAAAAACTAAAATTTGTTTTGGTCGTAAGCGAAGCTTCCATCACAGCAGAAAATGGCGCTCTTTTTATTTCTATTTTTGAACAATTCTGTGAGAACTTTAATGATATACAAGAACTTAACGGGAGTGTTGCTTTGGTAGTTACTCACGTAAAACCCTTAAAAAAAGTTGAACACTTAGCAAATACGCTTCTTTACATACACAATAATAATCACTCGATGAGCGACAAGGCTAAAATAATGTTGGGCCAGATCATCAATAAGATCGCTCTTTTTCATCAGCCGCAGTCCGAAGAATCAATTAAAGAAACAACTATCTTTGATACTATTCATAAGGCAACATCATTCACTAAAAAAAACGCTAATTTAGGTAAATACGATTTGCCGCATGAATCTCTCGATATATACCGCAGTCTACTTGAATTAATATCTTCAAATTTGCAAAGTATTACAGCAATCATTAAAGACTCAGTAATCTATTTATCAAATTTTAATAATAATCACTATGTTGAAATTAATTATAGTAATTTTAAGTTGTGGACTCCTTCTTATAGGAATGAAAACTCTTGTAATAATAATGCTTCTAACAATGATTACTTCCAATTTATAAAACAATTATATGATTTAACTCTAACAACTCAGTGTATTGAAGACGAACACTTTGATAAAAATAATTTAGAAGCAATAACTAAACTAAGTGTAAATATTTTTAGAACCTTAGAAAAATATGCAGACACCGATGCCTTAAGAGAAAAAAATTATAACCTTTCTGTTGTGGTGCAGCAGATGACAAGCTACCACCAAATATTAGGAAGTTTTATAGGGCCTGAATACGAGCAACTACAAAAGCAATTAAGTAATTTATTATTTATATTATTAAAAGATTCTTATGAAACGCTTAAGAATAGGTTAAAGGATAGTGTTATTGAGATGGATGTTTTTAAGGATAACAGTGCCGATAAAGAATACTATCAAACAGCTATTAGTTATTTAATCAATTACCCGTACAATTCAGCTTGTGTTAACAAACGAGCCTTATGCCACAATAGGCTTGGAGACCTATGGAGAGAAGAAAACAGTTATAAAGTAGCTCTCGGGCACTATGCTGAAGCCTTGAAGCTAAATAAAACCATGGTTGAACCATACAATAAAATGGGAGAAATTTTCTCCCATTTAACCGAATGGAAAAAAGCCATAAAACTTTTCACTATTACCGAAAACCTAATTGGATTAGAAAAATGCTATAAAAAAATGACTAAAACTGAGCCTGATTGTGCAGTTATTTATGAGCAATGGGGAGACATGTATAGGCAATTTGGTCTTTGCTCAGAAGCGCAAAAAAATTATCAACGAGCTAACGGATTAACTGACGAAAAGGATCGCAAACTAACTCTTTGTAATAAAATAGCTGACTGTCTAGAAAATAAAGAGCAATACAATTTAGCAAATAACTACAAAGAAAAAGCCAAAAGCAAAAAATTCTATGACGTTGATGAGCTTGATTTAGAACAATTATTAGATGAGCTTGAATGTAAGAATTAGTTATCAAAAAGCCTGGCTTAGCTTGCTTTGGGAATCTGCTACGTTGTTGCAGCTCAAGGATCAAAGCCTAGAAAGAAAGCACCAGGCTGATATTTTTTATCAGCCTGATGTGTCAAATATAGGTTTCCCGCACACAAATCACTAAAAAACAGGAAACATAAAATAGCTCTAGAAGCTTCCTGTATATAAAATAGGGAATCTGGGGAAGAGCTAGCTGATTTGACATAAGTTTTTTGGCGATCGGTTGCTGAGTCTAAATTCACCACGTGATACTTATTTAAATTATTTAAGCCAAAGAAGACAAATGACACCAAGATTTAGAAACAAGGGCGAGATAGCCCCTTTATCGCAATTTTGAAGATGTGGTGAATCAGCATGTGAATGCTTTAAGGGGAATATCGCCTCAGCTCATGTTATGAAATTTCTTGATTACAGCACTAAAGCTCATTAAAACCTCCAGGTCGCTGAAGCCAATTATCTTGCGGGTAACAAAATCCATCGGCACCCTC
Proteins encoded in this region:
- a CDS encoding ATP-binding cassette domain-containing protein; the protein is MYFLPSWVFSFVFLSSIAGLSIDHDKERITNEIIKKITGGNEHISEQAEQAIILVGPSGAGKSTLALCLAGVPLRGHYDDVTGEIKIIPVSTEYQDRISSSQIPYRYITAQSNTDERTIIWDTPGFNTHELSQAIANNFYRKQLYDHHKKLKFVLVVSEASITAENGALFISIFEQFCENFNDIQELNGSVALVVTHVKPLKKVEHLANTLLYIHNNNHSMSDKAKIMLGQIINKIALFHQPQSEESIKETTIFDTIHKATSFTKKNANLGKYDLPHESLDIYRSLLELISSNLQSITAIIKDSVIYLSNFNNNHYVEINYSNFKLWTPSYRNENSCNNNASNNDYFQFIKQLYDLTLTTQCIEDEHFDKNNLEAITKLSVNIFRTLEKYADTDALREKNYNLSVVVQQMTSYHQILGSFIGPEYEQLQKQLSNLLFILLKDSYETLKNRLKDSVIEMDVFKDNSADKEYYQTAISYLINYPYNSACVNKRALCHNRLGDLWREENSYKVALGHYAEALKLNKTMVEPYNKMGEIFSHLTEWKKAIKLFTITENLIGLEKCYKKMTKTEPDCAVIYEQWGDMYRQFGLCSEAQKNYQRANGLTDEKDRKLTLCNKIADCLENKEQYNLANNYKEKAKSKKFYDVDELDLEQLLDELECKN